The Streptomyces sp. 11x1 genomic sequence ACCTCGCCGTGCACCCGGACGGCCGGACGCTGTACGCCGTGAACGAGCGGCCCGAGGGCGGGGTGACCGCCGTACGGCTCTCCGACCGCAAGGTACTGGGCACCCGGAGCAGTGGCGGCGAGGCGCCCTGCCACCTGTCGGTGCACCCGAGCGGGCGGTGGCTGCTGAGCGCGAACTACGGTTCGGGCAGTGTCGCCGTGCACCCCGTCGAGGAGTCAGGCGCGCTGGGCGAGCGCACGGACCTGGTGGTGCACAGCAGTCCGGCGCCTGGGCCGGGCCAGGACGGGCCGCACGCGCACCAGATCGTCACGAGCCCCGACGGCGGCCATGTCCTCGCCGTCGACCTGGGCACCGACACCGTCTACACCTACCGGCTGGACGAGTCCCGCGGCACGCTCACCGAAGTGTCCCGGGCGCGCCTGCGAGCGGGTGCGGGGCCCCGGCACCTGACCTTCCATCCCGAGGGGCGGTACGCCTATCTGGCCAACGAGGTGGACAACACGGTCGTGGTCTGCGCCTACGAGCCCGACCGGGGGCGGCTCACGCCGGGCCCGCCGCAGCCCACGGGCACGGGTGCGGGCACCAACTACCCGGCGCAGCTGGTCGTGACGCCGGGCGGCTCGTACGCCTATCTCGCCAACCGGGGGCACGACAGCCTGACGCGCTACGCGGTGGAGGCGGACGGCGCACGGCTGAGGCTGCTCGACACCGTTCCGGTCGGCGGGGACTTCCCGCGCCAGATCGCCCTCTCGCCCGACGGGGGCCTGCTCTTCGCCGCGTTGCAGCGGTCGAGCGCGGTCAGCGTCTTCGAGGTCGACGCGGACAGCGGTGGGCTGCGGCGCGCGGGCGCGCCGTTCGCGTCACCCGTCGCCGTCTGTGCGCTGCCGCTGTAGGGCGCGCGGGCAGGACGCGGTGCCCGCCTGGGAGAGCAGGATGTGCATCCGCTCGGTGAGCTGCGCCATGTCGTCGGCGGGCTTGTGGAAGGTCAGGCGTACGTCGCCGTTGCCGCGGGCCCGCTCGATGCGCAGGGTCAGGCCGTGCCGGTCGACGGCGAGCGGCTGGACGCGTACGGCGCCGTGCAGGCTGTCGTGCGGTACGAGCCGGGTGAGGCGTTCGACGGCGTCCGGGTGGGCGTCGGCGAGGTGGGTCAGCAGCCGGGACTCGGCCGCGGCCAGCGGATCCGGTGCGGCGGCGGCGAACTCGTCGAGGTCGACCACGACCGCGCCGGACGGCTCGCGCAGCACGATGCGGGTGGCCTTGAACTCCAGGTCGCCGTCCTTCGGCGCGAACCAGCCGACGATCCACAGCCGGGCCCGGATGCGGTTGCGCACGGGGACGGGCGCGACATCGGCGAACTCCAGCACCGCGGACGGCTCGCCGCGCGGGGCGCAGATCGCGGCGGCGACGAGCGTACTGTCCTCGGGGACGCTCAGGATCACCCGGCCGTCCTCCGTGACGCTGTGCGCGCCGACGAACTCCTCGCGGCCGCCCTCGGCGGTCACCGCGCAGGACCACGCCGCCGCGAGCACCGAGCGGGCACGCTCGGCCGCGGCCGGCGCGGCCGTCCAGGTGTGACGGTCACCCATCCCCAACCTCCCTTAGGTAAGGCTTGCCTAAGCTACCGAAGATCGGGGTGTACGCCAACCACCGCGGGACAGCCTGTGGACTTTCTCCGTGGACTTTCCGTTCGCCGCGACGAACCGGCCGAGGCGCCGACCGGGTGCCGGCCAGGGGACGGGAACCCCGAACTCAGGGAACGAGAACCCCGAAAAGGGCCCGCGTACACAGATCGCGCACCCGTTCCCGGGACAACTCCGAGCCCCTCAGCCACTCCAGACAGACCGCCGTCGTGAACGACAGCCAGCCCCGCACGGCGAGCCGCATCTCCGGCCGCCCGTCGAGGGCCGCCGCGAACTCCGCGTCCGACGCCAGGGCCGCCAGGATCTGGGCCTCCTGGGCGGCCAGCGCCCGCTGGTAGACCTTGCGCACGGTCTGGTCCCCGGTGGCGTCGGCGCGATGGAAGGCCCGGAAGCCGTGGGCGTGGTCCTCGACGTACGCGAGGAACGCGTCGAGCCCGTTGGCCAGCCGCTCGCGCGCCGAGCCGCCGGGCGCGGGGGTCATGATCCGCAGCATCCGCTCGCTCTCGCGCTCCACCACGGCCGCGAAGAAGACCCGCTTGTTCGGGAAGTAGTGGTAGAGCAGCCCCCGGGAGACACCGGCGATCTCGGCGACCTGCTCGATCCACACGTCGTCGTACGGGCTCTCCGAGAAGAGCCGGGCCCCGACCGCGAGCAGTTGCTCCCGCCGCTCCTCGGTGCTGAGCCGGCGACGGGGGCGCTCACCCTGCCTGGCTGCCATGCCGTCACTTTACTTGACGTGGATTCAACAGCGGGACGAGACTGGGACAGCTATTGAACCTGAGTACAACAAGTCGCGGCGGCCCCGGCACGGCGTGCGCGCGAGGGAGAGGTGGTCATGACGGCGACGACGGGAACCACGACCACCAAGGGTTTCCGCAGCGCGGAGCTGGGCTGGCCCGAGCTGCACCGCATACCGCACCCGCCGTACCGGATCCCCGTCATCGGCGACGCCCTCGGGACGAACCTGCGGACGCCCGTCCAGGAGTCCCTGCGGCTCGGGCGGCGGCTCGGGCCGATCTTCCGGCGGAAGGCGTTCACCAAGGAGATCGTGTTCGTCGGGGGCGCGGACCTCGCGGCCGAACTGGCGGACGAGTCACGGTTCGCCAAGCACGTGGGGGTGGGCGTCGCCAATCTGCGCCCGGTGGCCGGGGACGGGCTCTTCACGGCCTACAACCACGAGCCCAACTGGCAGCTCGCCCACGACGTCCTCGCCCCGGGCTTCAGCCGGGAGGCCATGGCCGGGTATCACCCACTGATGCTCGACGTCGCCGAGCGGCTGATGGATCACTGGGACCGGGCGGGCGAGGCCGGCGAGACCGTGGACGTGCCCGGTGACATGACCAAGCTGACGCTGGAGACGATCGCCCGCACCGGCTTCGGCCACGACTTCGGCTCCTTCGAACGCTCCCGGCCGCACCCCTTCGTGAAGGCGATGGTCGGCACCCTGACCTACGCCCAGCGCCGCAACGTCGTCCCCGACCCGCTGGTGCCCCTGCTGCTGCGGGACGCCGCCCGGCACAACCGGGCGGACATGGCCCACCTCAACGAGACGGTCGACGCGGTGGTGCGGGCGCGGCGGTCCTCCGCCGGCACCGGGGGCCGACTCGGTGTCCGTGGCGCCGGGGCCGGGAGCGGTGATCTGCTCGACCGGATGCTGGAGACGGCGCATCCGGAGACCGGGGAGCGGCTGTCCGCCGAGAACGTACGACGGCAGGTCATCACCTTCCTGGTCGCCGGGCACGAGACCACCTCGGGCGCCCTGTCCTTCGCCCTGCACTACCTCGCCCGGCACCCGGACCTGGCGGCCCGCGCCCGCGCCGAGGTGGACCGGGTGTGGGGCGACACCGTACGGCCGGGCTACGAGCAGGTGGCCAGACTGCGGTACGTGCGCCGGGTGCTGGACGAGGCGCTGCGGCTGTGGCCGACGGCGCCCGCCTTCTCCCGGGAGGCCCGCGGGGACACCGTACTGGGCGGGGTCCATCCGATGCGACGCGGCGCCTGGGCGCTGCTGCTGACGGCGATGCTGCACCGCGACCCGGCGGTGTGGGGCGCTGACGCCGACCGGTTCGACCCGGACCGCTTCGAGGCGGCAGCGGTGCGCTCGCGGGCACCGCACACGTTCAAGCCGTTCGGTACGGGGGCCCGGGCCTGCATCGGCCGCCAGTTCGCGTTGCACGAGGCCACGCTGGTGCTGGGCCTGCTGCTGCGCCGGTACGAGCTGAGCCCGGAGCCGGGGTACCGGCTGCGGGTGGCGGAACGGCTGACCTTGATGCCGGAGGGGCTGCGGCTGAACGTGGAGCGACGGAAAGGGGTGGTGGGACGGGCCACCGCAGAGCACCCGTCACCGCCGCCCCCGGCGTCGCCGTCACGCTGTCCAGTGACCGGGGCGGGTGACTGAGGTCGGCAGCCGGGTGCAGGCGGTGCCGCGGGCCGCGTTGAGCTGGGGCTGGGTCAGGAAGAACGCGCCGGTCAGGTCCGCGTCGGTGAGGTCGGTGTCGCGGAGGTCGGCGCCGATCAGGTCCGCACCGCGCAGATCGGCGCCGGTCAGGTCGGCGGCTATGAGGTAGGCACCCCGCAGGTCGGCCTTTCTGAGGTCGGCCCCTTTGAGGCGGGCACCGATGAGGTCGGCCCCCCGCCGGTTGCGCCCGCGTCCGGCGCCGGCGCGCATGAGGTCGCTGACCCTCAGCAGCAGCACGTTGACACGCTGCCGGTGCGCGGCGACGTCCAGCTCCGCCAGTTCCTCCGCCGTCCCCCCGGTCAGCCGCTCGGTCTCGTCGAGCGCGCGGCGCAGGTCGGCGTGCACGGGACGGGCGGCGGGGAGGGTGAGCGACTCGGTCAAGTACCAGAGGAGTTCGTGGAGTTGACGCACGACCGGGAAGACATCGAACATCCGCCGGGCGTGCTCGCGACCGCCGGTGCGCCAGCTCTCACCCCCGAACGTGCCCTGCGAGACCTTCTGTCCGGCGCCGAAGCAGTCGTAGACCGTGCAGCCGGTGAACCCCTCGCCCCGGAGCCGGTCGTGGATGCCGCAGCGGAAGTCCTCCGCGAGGTTGCCGCACGGCCGGCCCGCGGCCTTGTCGACGGCGAAGTCGGCCGAGCGGGCGAAGGGCAGGGCGACGCAGCACAGGCCGAAGCAACTGCCGCAGTCCGCGCGCAGATCACGCAGGTCGGGCGCGCGGCGGGCCGCACCGGATGTCTGTTCCATACGGCTCACCCTAACGAGAACTCACCGAGGGGTCCGCCGTGCACCACGAGCCCCGCACGTCACCGGGGGAACACCTCGAAGGCCACCGCGGGCCGCCCGCCGAACCGCTCGCCCGTGGCGCGGGCGTACCCGGTCAGGAATGCGCGGGCGTAGGTCTCCGGGTCCTCCTGCGTCAGTGCCTCGATATAGGTGCGGTGCTCCAGGAGGGAGGCGACGGCGCGGTCGAGGCCGGGGCCGGCGTCGACGGCGTGGGTGGGGCTGGAGGAACCGGCGACGGCGACCCAGCGGACGCCGTTCCAGGGCTCCAGCCCCTGTTCGACGAGTTCGGGGAAGATCCAGCGGTTCCCCGCGTCCCCGGCGGCGTCCAGGGTCGCGCGGCCCACCGCCACGTGGTCGGGTGTGTTCCAGGCGACGCCGCCCCAGGTGTCGCGGTGGTTGAGGGTGATGAGCAGTTCGGGTCGGTGGCGGCGGACGGCGGCCGCGATGTCTCGGCGCAGCGTGGGCCCGTACTCGACGACGCCGTCCGCGTGGTCGAGGAACTCGACCTCCGACACGCCCACGACGGCCGCGCTCGCCCGCTGCTCCCGCTCCCGCAGCGGGCCGCACCGCGCGGGTTCCAGCGTGTCGATGCCCGCCTCGCCACGGGTCACCAGGACGTAGGCGACCTCACGGCCCGCGTCGGTCCACGCGGCGATCGCCGCCGAGCACCCGTACTCGAGGTCGTCCGGATGGGCCACGACGGCAAGAGCACGCCGCCAGTCCTCGGGCATGGGCGCGAGCTGCTCCGGCTGAACCTTCTGGGGGGCGGTCATGTCGGCACATTAGACCCTGGGCGCCGGCCCCGCACGAAGCGGATCCGCGCTCCCACCGCCCCCCGAACCCCCCTTCATCACGCGATACATGCCGATCGAGTCGTGCGTGGCAGTGTCGGCGAAGCCGAACTGCTCGTAGAGGAAGCGGGCGGGGCCGTCGGCGATCAGGGAGACGTACGCCGTGGCGGGGGCCCGGCGTTCCAGCTCGCCGGTGAGCGCGGCCATGATGCGCTTGCCGAGGCCGCGGCCCTGGTGGGCGGGGTGGACGCAGATGTCGACGATCTGGAACGCGGTGCCACCGTCGCCGATGACCCGGCCCATCCCGATGGGCTCCCCCGCGTGCCGGAGTATCACCCCGTGCCAGGTGTGCGGGAGGGCGAGGGCCACGGCTTCGGGGTCCTTGTCGGAGAGACCGGCATCGGTGCGCAGACGGCGGAAGACCTCGATGGAGGGCACGCCGACACTCAGTTCGTACGGGCCACAAAGGTCGTAAGGGTCACTATTACCAGGCATGCATTACATGCTAGGCGGTGACGCCGAACGCCGACGTCACACCTCGTCCCGCGTGAGCGCCAGCAGGCGGTCCAGCACCCTCGGCCCGCCCGCGCGTACGCCGTCGTGTTCGAACTCGTCCGTGACCCAGGTGCGCAGGCCCCGGATCGAGCGGGCCGTCCGCAGGGAGTGGGCGGTGTCGACGTACATGTCGTCGTGGTAGATCGCGGCGGCGACCGGGACCTCGTTGGCGGCGAGTTGCTCCGGGTCGTACAGGGGCAGCCAGCCCCGCTCCTCGGCCAGAGCCTCGGCGGTTTCGCGCAGGGGCCGCAGGGCGGGGTCGTTGTCGAACATCCAGGGGTGCACGGACTCCCCGGTGAACAGCAGCGGTCCGTCGCCGGTCAGTGTCTTGGCGGCGTCGAACTGCGGGAGCCGCCCGCGCACCCGCTCCGCCGCCCAGCTCGTGGGGCCCGGGTCCTGGCCGTAGATGGCCTCGTGCAGGAGGGCGTAGAGAGGGTGACCGGCGTACGACAGCAGGCCCTGGACCTCCTCCTGGAAGGAGTCGGAGAGGACGGGGCCCCGCAGAGTGGGGACGAAGGCGTTCTCCAGCAGGAAGTGCAGGCGGTGGCTGCCGTCGCCGCGGCCGAGGAGGATGCCGAGGGACTGGAACGCCTCGACGGTGAAGCGGTGGCCGTTCGGCAGGACCACGTCCTGCTGGAGCAGGTGCTCGGCGATCTGCCGGGCCCGCTCGACGTCCTGGGGGTAGCGGGCGTAGTGCGCGGCGACCTTGCGTTCGATGCGCGGGAACGCGGCCTGGTAGACCTCCTCGGCGGTCGCGTCGAGGGAGGGCAGTCCGCCGGTGATGACGACCCGGCTGAGACCCTCGGGTGCCTCGGAGAGATAGGTGACCGCGCAGAAGCCGCCGAAGCTCTGGCCGAGGACGGCCCAGGGGGCGCCGCCGGTGATCTCGGGGCGGATGGCCTCGCAGTCGCGGACGATGGAGTCCGCGCGGAAGTGGGCCAGATAGTCGGCCTGTTCGACGGGGCCGCCGCGCAGCGGGAGGGTCTGGCGGTTGGCGGGGGTGGAGGCGCCGGTGCCACGCTGGTCCAGGAGCAGCACGCGGTAGTCGTCGAGGGCCCGTCCCAGCCAGGCCTCGCGGCCGACGAAACGGTTCGCCCCGAAGCCGGGGCCGCCTTGCAGATAGACCAGCCAGGGCAGTTCGGCGTCCGCCTTGTCGCTCGCGACGACCTCGCGTGCGAAGAGTTCGATCCGCTCACCCGACGGGTCGTCGTGCTTGAGGGGGACGGTGAAGCGGCGGTCGGTGAGGACGACACCGGGCTGCCGGTAGCTGACGGACAACGGGGCTCCCTGAGCGGACGGATTCCAGGCCGTGGTCCAGTCCAGCACAGATTCTCCGCCCGGCCGACCCCGTGGATCAAGAAATTGTCGCTGAACCCGGGATCAGCACGACGGCCGCCCTCGTACGCGCCTACTGAACGGGCACTCAGCGCGCCGCGAGGCTGGAGCGCCGCACCACCAGTTCCGGCTGGAGGACGACCCGCCGGTGCTCGTGCGGGACGGGCGCGGTCTCGGCCTCGGTCTCCTCCAGCAGGAGCTCGGCGGCGAGCGCACCCATCGTGACGGCGGGCTGCCGTACGGAGGTGAGGGGGACGGCTGCGGCGGCGGCGAACTCGATGTCGTCGTAGCCGACGATGGCGAGGTCGTCGGGGACGCTCACCCCGGCCGCGTACATGGCCTGGAGCACGCCGAGGGCGAGCAGGTCGTTGGCGCAGAACACGGCGGTCGGACGGTCGGCGAGGCCGAGGAGGCGGGCGCCCGCGTCTCGGCCGGCGGCCACGTCGAGGCGCTCGGTGGGCAGTTCCCGCAGGGCCTCGGGGCCGAGTCCCGCCTCCTGCAGGGCGCCCAGGGCGCCGGTACGGCGGTCGCGGACCTGGTTGAGGCCCGCCGGTCCGCTGACGTACGCGATGGAGCGGTGGCCCGCGTCCACCAGATGCCGTACGGCGAGGGCGCCGCCCGCCACGTCGTCGACGGAGACCGAGCACTCGGTGGTGCCCTCGGCGACCCGGTCGACGAGGACGAAGGGGATGCCGTGGCGGCGGAACGCCTCGATGTTGCGTCCCGTGGCGTCGGCGGGGGTCAGCAGCACCCCGCGCACCCGCTGCTCGGCGAAGAGCGAGAGGTACTCGGACTCCTCGCCGGCGCTCTGCGCGCTGTTGCAGACCATCACGCCGAGTCCGGCGTCGCGCGCGGCCCGCTCGGCACCGCGCGCGACGTCGACGAAGAAGGGGTTGCCCATGTCGAGCACGAGCAGCCCCATGATGCGGCTCCGCCCGGCCCGCAACTGGCGCGCCGACTCGCTGCGGACATAGCCGAGGCGGTCGATGGCGGCCAGCACACGGGCCCGGGTGCCGGAGGCCACCGAGTCGGGCCGGTTGATGACGTTCGAGACCGTGCCGACGGAGACTCCGGCGGCGGCGGCGACGTCCTTGATACCCACCGACTGCGACATCGGACGGGGACCTCCAGGAAGGTACGGAGCGGCGGGCATACGGTCACATTACCGCCGGGCCTCAGCGGAAATGACCCGGTCAGCGGCGGAACGTTCCCGGCGTACGGGAGTATGGGAGTACGGGGGTACGACGGATCAGGCGGGCAGCGCGAAGTCGATCACGCGGAGCGCCGACGGTGTGGTGCCGCTCGACTTCACCTGGTACATCACGGACAGGACGTTGTCCTGGGCGATCCGGCTCTCGTCGAACACGACCTCGCCGAAGGCGTTGAGCCCCGAACCGTCGAACAGGATCCTCCAGTCGGTGTGCCCGGAGGCCGCGGTGGCTCCGGCGATCCGGCCGAACGGGAAGAGCGCGTAGGCGTTGTTGTACTTGTCCATGACCAGCTTGGTGCGCTGGCTGGAGTTCAGCGGCACCGGTATCTCGGTTTTCGTCCAGGCGCCGGAGGCGCTCTTGCGGACGAGGAAGGCGCGGCCGTTGGCGGTGCGGTCGGCGACGTAGTTCGTGGTGCACTGGCCGAAGCGGCCGGGGACGTAGCTGATGATGGCGTGCGGTCGGCCGGCGGAGTCGGTCCACTGGCTCTCCTGGTTCATCAGGGAGTGGTCCGGGTTGAGCGCGTCCACGACGAGACCGGCGTCGGTGACGGAGACCCGGTCGGAGCCGCCGGTGGTGCCGACGACGGCGCCCGCGTTGTTGCGCCAGGTGCGGCCCAGGTCGTCCGAGTAGACGTAGCCCGTGTCGTGGTTGGTGATGCCGCCGCTGTTGCACATCACGGCGTTGTTCTGCTCGCGCCAGGTGAACAGGGCGTGCAGGCGCCCGTTGCGGTCGTAGTCGATGCCGTGCAGGTACATGTTGCGGGCCGTCGAGGAACCGTGCTCGCTGGTGTAGGTGCCGGTGGAGGACGTCCACTCGCCGAGGTTGGTCCAGGAGGTGCCGTTGTACTCGGCGAGCGCGTTGCGGCCGTTGCCGGAGATGCCGGCACGGTAGCTCAGCTGGAGCTTGCCGTCGGGCATCGAGACGAACTGCGGGTAGGTGAACTGCGAGGTGAGCCCGAGCCCGTCGAGGGTGGGCTGCGGGGCGCCGAAGCGGCTCGTGGTCCAGCTCAGGCCGGCCGGATCGTCCATGAGGCCGGCGACGGACTTGACATAGGTGAAGCCGTCGCTGTGCGAGTCCATGTTGAGGTGGAGGCGGCCGTCGACCTTGGAGACGCCCATGGAGATGACGTTGTGGGAGTCGTTGTACCGCAGGGTGTGGCCGACCTTGACGGTGGACCAGGTGCCGGAGCCGAGAGCGCGGCGGCCGACGACGGCGTTGCGGTCGGCGGTGTACCAGACGGCGTACTGGTAGCCCTTGTAGGTGAGCAGGGCGTTCTTCTGGAACGCGTTGTTGTTGACCAGTCCGTCGTAGGAGACGAAGTAGATGGCCTGGCTGTCCAGCAGGGTGTTGCCGGTCTGGGTGACCGAGGGGCCGGGGTCGGCGGCACGGGCGGTGGCGGCGCCGAGGGAGGGGGTCACCACGGCGCCGGCGAGTGCGGCACCG encodes the following:
- a CDS encoding lactonase family protein, coding for MTSEAVGNRGGWSRRRALGLLAGAVPAVLAGCAGSDGTTGSASPSPATNAPTAPSAEAGAGSGTESATAEPSPARTGPQPLYIGTYTSAEGGDGIGVATYDPRSGRVTGEGTIGGVGDPSYLAVHPDGRTLYAVNERPEGGVTAVRLSDRKVLGTRSSGGEAPCHLSVHPSGRWLLSANYGSGSVAVHPVEESGALGERTDLVVHSSPAPGPGQDGPHAHQIVTSPDGGHVLAVDLGTDTVYTYRLDESRGTLTEVSRARLRAGAGPRHLTFHPEGRYAYLANEVDNTVVVCAYEPDRGRLTPGPPQPTGTGAGTNYPAQLVVTPGGSYAYLANRGHDSLTRYAVEADGARLRLLDTVPVGGDFPRQIALSPDGGLLFAALQRSSAVSVFEVDADSGGLRRAGAPFASPVAVCALPL
- a CDS encoding DUF2470 domain-containing protein; translation: MGDRHTWTAAPAAAERARSVLAAAWSCAVTAEGGREEFVGAHSVTEDGRVILSVPEDSTLVAAAICAPRGEPSAVLEFADVAPVPVRNRIRARLWIVGWFAPKDGDLEFKATRIVLREPSGAVVVDLDEFAAAAPDPLAAAESRLLTHLADAHPDAVERLTRLVPHDSLHGAVRVQPLAVDRHGLTLRIERARGNGDVRLTFHKPADDMAQLTERMHILLSQAGTASCPRALQRQRTDGDG
- a CDS encoding TetR/AcrR family transcriptional regulator; translated protein: MAARQGERPRRRLSTEERREQLLAVGARLFSESPYDDVWIEQVAEIAGVSRGLLYHYFPNKRVFFAAVVERESERMLRIMTPAPGGSARERLANGLDAFLAYVEDHAHGFRAFHRADATGDQTVRKVYQRALAAQEAQILAALASDAEFAAALDGRPEMRLAVRGWLSFTTAVCLEWLRGSELSRERVRDLCTRALFGVLVP
- a CDS encoding cytochrome P450, with translation MTATTGTTTTKGFRSAELGWPELHRIPHPPYRIPVIGDALGTNLRTPVQESLRLGRRLGPIFRRKAFTKEIVFVGGADLAAELADESRFAKHVGVGVANLRPVAGDGLFTAYNHEPNWQLAHDVLAPGFSREAMAGYHPLMLDVAERLMDHWDRAGEAGETVDVPGDMTKLTLETIARTGFGHDFGSFERSRPHPFVKAMVGTLTYAQRRNVVPDPLVPLLLRDAARHNRADMAHLNETVDAVVRARRSSAGTGGRLGVRGAGAGSGDLLDRMLETAHPETGERLSAENVRRQVITFLVAGHETTSGALSFALHYLARHPDLAARARAEVDRVWGDTVRPGYEQVARLRYVRRVLDEALRLWPTAPAFSREARGDTVLGGVHPMRRGAWALLLTAMLHRDPAVWGADADRFDPDRFEAAAVRSRAPHTFKPFGTGARACIGRQFALHEATLVLGLLLRRYELSPEPGYRLRVAERLTLMPEGLRLNVERRKGVVGRATAEHPSPPPPASPSRCPVTGAGD
- a CDS encoding pentapeptide repeat-containing protein, producing the protein MEQTSGAARRAPDLRDLRADCGSCFGLCCVALPFARSADFAVDKAAGRPCGNLAEDFRCGIHDRLRGEGFTGCTVYDCFGAGQKVSQGTFGGESWRTGGREHARRMFDVFPVVRQLHELLWYLTESLTLPAARPVHADLRRALDETERLTGGTAEELAELDVAAHRQRVNVLLLRVSDLMRAGAGRGRNRRGADLIGARLKGADLRKADLRGAYLIAADLTGADLRGADLIGADLRDTDLTDADLTGAFFLTQPQLNAARGTACTRLPTSVTRPGHWTA
- a CDS encoding PIG-L deacetylase family protein, which encodes MTAPQKVQPEQLAPMPEDWRRALAVVAHPDDLEYGCSAAIAAWTDAGREVAYVLVTRGEAGIDTLEPARCGPLREREQRASAAVVGVSEVEFLDHADGVVEYGPTLRRDIAAAVRRHRPELLITLNHRDTWGGVAWNTPDHVAVGRATLDAAGDAGNRWIFPELVEQGLEPWNGVRWVAVAGSSSPTHAVDAGPGLDRAVASLLEHRTYIEALTQEDPETYARAFLTGYARATGERFGGRPAVAFEVFPR
- a CDS encoding GNAT family N-acetyltransferase; the encoded protein is MPGNSDPYDLCGPYELSVGVPSIEVFRRLRTDAGLSDKDPEAVALALPHTWHGVILRHAGEPIGMGRVIGDGGTAFQIVDICVHPAHQGRGLGKRIMAALTGELERRAPATAYVSLIADGPARFLYEQFGFADTATHDSIGMYRVMKGGSGGGGSADPLRAGPAPRV
- a CDS encoding alpha/beta fold hydrolase yields the protein MSVSYRQPGVVLTDRRFTVPLKHDDPSGERIELFAREVVASDKADAELPWLVYLQGGPGFGANRFVGREAWLGRALDDYRVLLLDQRGTGASTPANRQTLPLRGGPVEQADYLAHFRADSIVRDCEAIRPEITGGAPWAVLGQSFGGFCAVTYLSEAPEGLSRVVITGGLPSLDATAEEVYQAAFPRIERKVAAHYARYPQDVERARQIAEHLLQQDVVLPNGHRFTVEAFQSLGILLGRGDGSHRLHFLLENAFVPTLRGPVLSDSFQEEVQGLLSYAGHPLYALLHEAIYGQDPGPTSWAAERVRGRLPQFDAAKTLTGDGPLLFTGESVHPWMFDNDPALRPLRETAEALAEERGWLPLYDPEQLAANEVPVAAAIYHDDMYVDTAHSLRTARSIRGLRTWVTDEFEHDGVRAGGPRVLDRLLALTRDEV
- a CDS encoding LacI family DNA-binding transcriptional regulator produces the protein MSQSVGIKDVAAAAGVSVGTVSNVINRPDSVASGTRARVLAAIDRLGYVRSESARQLRAGRSRIMGLLVLDMGNPFFVDVARGAERAARDAGLGVMVCNSAQSAGEESEYLSLFAEQRVRGVLLTPADATGRNIEAFRRHGIPFVLVDRVAEGTTECSVSVDDVAGGALAVRHLVDAGHRSIAYVSGPAGLNQVRDRRTGALGALQEAGLGPEALRELPTERLDVAAGRDAGARLLGLADRPTAVFCANDLLALGVLQAMYAAGVSVPDDLAIVGYDDIEFAAAAAVPLTSVRQPAVTMGALAAELLLEETEAETAPVPHEHRRVVLQPELVVRRSSLAAR
- a CDS encoding BNR repeat-containing protein translates to MKRRTLLGAALAGAVVTPSLGAATARAADPGPSVTQTGNTLLDSQAIYFVSYDGLVNNNAFQKNALLTYKGYQYAVWYTADRNAVVGRRALGSGTWSTVKVGHTLRYNDSHNVISMGVSKVDGRLHLNMDSHSDGFTYVKSVAGLMDDPAGLSWTTSRFGAPQPTLDGLGLTSQFTYPQFVSMPDGKLQLSYRAGISGNGRNALAEYNGTSWTNLGEWTSSTGTYTSEHGSSTARNMYLHGIDYDRNGRLHALFTWREQNNAVMCNSGGITNHDTGYVYSDDLGRTWRNNAGAVVGTTGGSDRVSVTDAGLVVDALNPDHSLMNQESQWTDSAGRPHAIISYVPGRFGQCTTNYVADRTANGRAFLVRKSASGAWTKTEIPVPLNSSQRTKLVMDKYNNAYALFPFGRIAGATAASGHTDWRILFDGSGLNAFGEVVFDESRIAQDNVLSVMYQVKSSGTTPSALRVIDFALPA